One Pectobacterium colocasium DNA segment encodes these proteins:
- the ypfM gene encoding protein YpfM: MVEVEVSTWKDFIEAMLRK, from the coding sequence ATGGTAGAAGTAGAAGTGAGTACTTGGAAAGATTTTATTGAAGCAATGTTACGTAAATAA
- a CDS encoding aspartate/glutamate racemase family protein, producing MVSKTLGLIGGMSWESTIPYYRMINEYVKGQLGGLHSAKIILHSVDFHEIERLQSQGDWEQSAALLSNIAVGLRQAGADAIVICTNTMHKVADDVERACQLPLLHIADATGTSLKQHGLKKVGLLGTRYTMEQDFYRQRIQERFGVEVMVPDHEGKEIVNRIIYDELCLGNINDTSRQAYRGIIQQLEQQGAEGIILGCTEIPLLISAQDATVPLFDTSKLHAIAAAKFALNQSST from the coding sequence ATGGTAAGCAAAACGCTGGGTCTGATCGGGGGAATGAGTTGGGAATCCACCATCCCGTATTACCGCATGATCAACGAGTATGTGAAAGGCCAACTTGGCGGCCTGCACTCCGCCAAAATCATCCTGCACAGCGTCGATTTCCACGAGATCGAACGGTTGCAGTCACAAGGTGATTGGGAGCAGTCAGCCGCTTTACTCAGCAATATCGCAGTAGGATTACGTCAGGCTGGCGCAGACGCTATCGTCATCTGTACCAACACCATGCATAAAGTGGCCGATGACGTTGAACGTGCCTGCCAGCTTCCTCTTTTGCATATTGCCGATGCCACCGGTACCAGCCTGAAACAGCACGGATTGAAGAAAGTCGGCCTGCTCGGAACCCGCTACACGATGGAGCAGGATTTCTATCGCCAGCGCATTCAGGAACGATTTGGCGTGGAGGTGATGGTTCCCGATCATGAGGGAAAGGAAATCGTTAACCGCATCATTTACGACGAACTGTGTCTGGGGAACATTAACGACACCTCGCGGCAGGCCTATCGGGGCATTATCCAGCAGCTTGAACAGCAAGGCGCGGAAGGCATCATTCTGGGGTGTACGGAAATTCCGCTGTTAATCAGCGCCCAAGATGCGACAGTTCCTCTTTTTGACACCAGTAAGCTTCACGCAATTGCCGCTGCGAAATTTGCGCTTAACCAATCATCCACATGA
- the cspE gene encoding transcription antiterminator/RNA stability regulator CspE, with protein sequence MSKIKGSVKWFNESKGFGFITPEDGSKDVFVHFSAIQSNGFKTLAEGQRVEFEITDGAKGPSAANVNAI encoded by the coding sequence ATGTCTAAGATTAAAGGTAGTGTTAAGTGGTTTAATGAGTCCAAAGGCTTCGGTTTCATTACTCCTGAAGATGGTAGCAAAGACGTGTTCGTACACTTCTCTGCCATCCAGAGCAATGGTTTCAAAACTCTGGCTGAAGGTCAGCGTGTAGAGTTCGAAATCACTGACGGTGCCAAAGGTCCTTCTGCTGCTAACGTTAACGCTATTTAA
- the crcB gene encoding fluoride efflux transporter CrcB has protein sequence MFSTLLAVFIGGGVGSVARWQLGMKFNNLYPTLPLGTLLANLIGAFVIGGALAFFLRHPHLDQGWKMLITTGLCGGLTTFSTFSAEVVMFLQSGQLAAAGLHVLLNLAGSLLMTALAFALVTWVTTH, from the coding sequence ATGTTTAGTACATTACTCGCGGTATTTATTGGTGGCGGAGTTGGCAGCGTGGCACGCTGGCAACTCGGAATGAAGTTTAATAATCTGTATCCAACGCTGCCGCTGGGTACCTTACTTGCCAACTTGATTGGCGCCTTTGTGATTGGCGGCGCCCTCGCTTTCTTCCTGCGCCATCCTCATCTCGATCAGGGCTGGAAAATGTTGATTACCACCGGGCTATGCGGCGGCCTAACAACGTTTTCTACCTTTTCCGCAGAGGTTGTCATGTTTCTGCAAAGCGGACAGCTGGCAGCGGCGGGGTTACATGTGTTGTTGAATCTGGCGGGATCGTTACTGATGACCGCGCTGGCGTTTGCTCTGGTCACGTGGGTGACAACGCACTGA
- the tatA gene encoding Sec-independent protein translocase subunit TatA produces the protein MEGISIAKLLVIGALIILLFGTNKLRSLGGDLGAAIKGFKKAMNDDQPAKTDDTAALHDSSRKES, from the coding sequence ATGGAAGGTATCAGTATTGCCAAACTGTTGGTGATTGGCGCATTAATCATCCTGCTGTTCGGTACGAATAAACTTCGTAGCTTAGGCGGTGATTTGGGCGCGGCGATTAAAGGCTTTAAAAAGGCGATGAATGACGATCAACCGGCAAAAACGGATGATACAGCAGCGCTGCATGATTCATCTCGTAAAGAATCCTGA
- the lipA gene encoding lipoyl synthase, whose translation MSKPIQIERGVKYRDADKMALIPVRTVVTERQEILRKPEWMKIKLPADSSRIQGIKAAMRKNGLHSVCEEASCPNLAECFNHGTATFMILGAICTRRCPFCDVAHGRPLTPDANEPEKLAQTIHDMGLRYVVITSVDRDDLRDGGAQHFADCISAIRRKNPNIRIETLVPDFRGRMDRALEILTATPPDVFNHNLENVPRVYRQVRPGANYEWSLKLLENFKNAHPDIPTKSGLMVGLGETNAEIVEVMRDLRRHGVTMLTLGQYLQPSRHHLPVQRYVSPDEFDEMKAEAMAMGFTHAACGPFVRSSYHADLQAKGIEVK comes from the coding sequence ATGAGTAAACCGATTCAGATCGAACGCGGCGTTAAATACCGCGATGCCGATAAAATGGCGCTAATCCCGGTACGTACCGTCGTTACCGAACGCCAAGAGATTCTGCGCAAACCTGAATGGATGAAGATTAAACTTCCGGCAGATTCAAGCCGTATTCAGGGAATCAAAGCAGCCATGCGCAAAAACGGGTTGCACTCAGTTTGCGAAGAAGCCTCCTGTCCGAATCTGGCAGAGTGTTTTAACCACGGCACCGCGACTTTCATGATTCTGGGCGCCATCTGTACGCGTCGCTGCCCGTTCTGTGACGTTGCCCACGGCCGCCCGCTTACGCCGGATGCGAATGAGCCTGAGAAACTGGCACAGACTATCCATGACATGGGTTTACGCTATGTGGTGATCACCTCGGTTGACCGTGATGACCTGCGCGACGGTGGAGCACAGCACTTTGCAGACTGCATTAGCGCCATTCGCCGTAAAAACCCGAATATCCGCATCGAAACGCTGGTGCCAGACTTCCGCGGCCGTATGGATCGCGCGTTAGAGATCCTGACCGCCACGCCACCGGATGTGTTCAACCACAATCTGGAAAACGTACCGCGCGTTTATCGTCAGGTTCGCCCTGGCGCGAATTATGAGTGGTCACTGAAGTTGCTGGAGAACTTCAAAAACGCGCACCCGGATATCCCGACCAAATCTGGCCTGATGGTTGGATTGGGAGAAACCAATGCTGAAATCGTGGAAGTCATGCGCGACCTGCGCCGCCACGGAGTGACGATGCTGACGCTGGGACAATATTTACAGCCTAGCCGCCATCATCTGCCAGTACAGCGTTACGTCAGCCCGGATGAATTTGATGAGATGAAAGCCGAAGCGATGGCGATGGGCTTTACCCATGCAGCCTGCGGCCCATTTGTTCGCTCGTCTTACCATGCCGACCTACAGGCAAAAGGCATCGAAGTAAAATAA
- the lipB gene encoding lipoyl(octanoyl) transferase LipB: MTHLLQDKIIVRQFDVQPYEPVSLAMHNFTDRRDENTPDELWLVQHPRVFTQGQAGKAEHVLMPGDIPVIQSDRGGQVTYHGPGQQVMYVLIDLKRRKLGVRQLVTAIENTVIGTLAHFQIEAHARPDAPGVYVGERKICSLGLRIRKGCSFHGLALNIAMDLSPFLRINPCGYAGMEMTQISDLVAGVTLDDTSPVLVNTFLQQVGYSAPEFIPWNLDIQGEPLPG, encoded by the coding sequence ATGACACACTTGCTACAGGATAAGATCATCGTACGCCAATTTGACGTACAGCCATATGAACCCGTCTCTCTGGCGATGCATAACTTCACCGACCGACGCGATGAGAATACCCCGGACGAACTCTGGCTGGTTCAACACCCTCGCGTATTCACACAAGGTCAGGCAGGAAAAGCCGAACATGTCCTCATGCCTGGCGATATTCCCGTCATTCAGAGCGACAGAGGCGGCCAGGTGACCTATCACGGCCCCGGCCAACAGGTCATGTACGTGTTGATTGATCTAAAACGCCGCAAGCTCGGCGTTCGCCAGCTCGTCACCGCCATCGAAAATACCGTGATTGGTACGTTGGCACATTTCCAGATCGAAGCTCATGCGCGCCCTGATGCGCCCGGCGTCTATGTGGGGGAGCGTAAAATCTGTTCGTTGGGGCTGCGCATTCGTAAAGGCTGCTCGTTCCACGGACTGGCGCTCAATATCGCGATGGATCTCTCTCCTTTCTTGCGTATCAACCCATGTGGTTACGCTGGTATGGAAATGACGCAAATTAGCGATCTGGTAGCAGGCGTCACGCTGGATGACACATCCCCCGTGCTAGTGAACACCTTTTTACAGCAAGTTGGCTATTCCGCACCCGAGTTTATTCCGTGGAATCTGGACATACAGGGTGAGCCGCTTCCTGGTTAA
- the ybeD gene encoding DUF493 family protein YbeD, with the protein MKTKLNELLEFPCVFTYKVMGEAKPELVDLVVEVVQRHAPGDYTPQIKPSSKGNYHSVSITITATHIEQVETLYEELGNIDIVRMVL; encoded by the coding sequence ATGAAAACCAAATTAAACGAACTGCTTGAATTCCCCTGTGTTTTTACCTACAAGGTCATGGGTGAGGCAAAACCAGAGTTGGTCGATCTGGTCGTTGAAGTGGTACAGCGTCATGCGCCAGGCGACTACACGCCACAGATCAAACCCAGCAGCAAAGGGAATTATCACTCCGTTTCTATCACCATCACGGCAACACACATTGAGCAGGTGGAAACGCTGTACGAAGAACTGGGCAATATCGATATCGTACGTATGGTTCTGTAA
- the dacA gene encoding D-alanyl-D-alanine carboxypeptidase DacA → MNTVNTSRFTKRTALGALLAISATSFAYAEDINLKTMIPGVPQIDAESYILIDYNSGKVLAEMNADTRRDPASLTKMMTSYVIGQAIKSGKITPNDIVTVGKDAWATGNPTFQGSSLMFLKPGDRVPVSQLNRGIILQSGNDACVAMADYVAGSQDAFVNLMNGYVKALGLQNTNFETVHGLDAPGQFSSARDMALIGQALIRDVPEEYATYKEKEFTFNNIRQPNRNGLLWDSSLNVDGIKTGHTSSAGFNLVASATEGQMRLISAVLGGRNAKGRESESKKLLTWGFRFFETVAPLKAGKEFASEPVWFGDSDRVALGVEKDAYLTIPRGRMKDLKASYVLDNTELHAPLAKNQVVGSINFQLDGKTIDQRPLVVMNEVKEGGIFGRMIDYIKLMFHHWFG, encoded by the coding sequence ATGAATACTGTAAACACGTCTCGTTTTACTAAGCGTACTGCGCTTGGCGCACTGCTCGCCATTAGTGCCACTTCCTTTGCCTATGCCGAAGATATCAATCTCAAAACGATGATCCCCGGCGTTCCGCAAATCGATGCTGAATCCTACATCCTGATTGATTACAACTCTGGGAAAGTGTTGGCGGAAATGAATGCCGACACGCGCCGCGATCCGGCCAGCTTAACGAAAATGATGACCAGCTACGTCATTGGTCAAGCCATTAAATCAGGAAAAATCACCCCGAACGACATCGTTACCGTCGGTAAAGATGCCTGGGCAACTGGCAACCCGACCTTCCAGGGCTCTTCCCTGATGTTCCTGAAGCCGGGCGACCGTGTTCCCGTATCCCAATTAAACCGCGGTATTATCCTGCAATCCGGTAATGATGCTTGTGTCGCGATGGCCGACTACGTCGCCGGCAGCCAGGACGCTTTCGTTAACCTTATGAACGGTTACGTGAAGGCGCTGGGACTGCAAAATACCAATTTTGAAACCGTACACGGTCTGGATGCGCCCGGCCAGTTCAGTTCGGCGCGTGATATGGCTTTGATCGGCCAGGCGCTGATCCGCGATGTGCCAGAAGAATACGCGACCTACAAAGAGAAAGAATTCACGTTCAATAACATTCGCCAGCCTAACCGTAACGGTTTGCTGTGGGATTCCAGTCTGAATGTTGACGGCATCAAAACGGGTCATACGTCATCAGCCGGCTTTAATCTGGTCGCCTCGGCAACAGAAGGTCAGATGCGCCTGATTTCAGCGGTACTGGGTGGTCGTAATGCCAAAGGACGCGAATCAGAAAGTAAAAAGCTGCTGACCTGGGGCTTCCGCTTCTTTGAAACCGTTGCGCCGCTGAAAGCAGGCAAAGAATTCGCTTCCGAACCCGTCTGGTTTGGCGACAGCGACCGCGTGGCGCTGGGCGTTGAGAAAGATGCCTACCTGACTATTCCACGCGGCCGTATGAAAGATCTGAAAGCCAGCTATGTTCTGGACAACACAGAACTGCACGCGCCGTTAGCGAAAAATCAGGTTGTGGGTTCCATCAACTTCCAACTGGATGGCAAAACGATCGACCAGCGCCCGCTGGTAGTCATGAACGAAGTGAAAGAAGGCGGGATCTTTGGCCGCATGATCGACTACATCAAATTGATGTTCCACCACTGGTTCGGCTAA
- the rlpA gene encoding endolytic peptidoglycan transglycosylase RlpA produces the protein MRKDWLWIGVATLALAACTTTEQRQPAPPVTQVYSGPVEEIGGAEPRYEPYNQGTLQDYSIKGKSYKIVKDPQNFSETGLAAWYGEEASGNRTSIGETFDPNAITAAHPTLPLPSYVRVTNLSNGRRLVVRVNDRGPYTPGRIIDLSKAAGDRLNISNNTKVKVDFINVAPDGTLSGPGTVGTTVAKQSFALPERPSFGASGLGTPMMESTSPTPNSAVRPISNSSLSVPAESTQPQSSAPSHSGGFLGAPSALRAGVVESSVTPAATPSSSAAPLSVAPAAAVAAPAATTPSATGRYVVQVGALSDQQRAQTWQRSLSERFRVAGKVTASGGLYRIQLGPFQNRQQAAELQQRLSVEAQQQSFITAAPSTL, from the coding sequence ATGCGTAAGGATTGGCTTTGGATCGGCGTAGCAACTCTGGCGCTTGCTGCCTGTACCACGACGGAACAGCGGCAGCCTGCTCCGCCCGTGACTCAGGTCTATAGCGGCCCCGTTGAGGAAATCGGCGGTGCGGAACCCCGTTACGAACCCTACAATCAGGGGACGCTGCAAGACTACAGCATCAAAGGCAAGAGCTATAAAATTGTCAAAGATCCGCAAAACTTTAGCGAGACCGGCTTAGCCGCCTGGTACGGCGAAGAAGCCAGCGGTAACCGCACGTCAATCGGCGAGACGTTTGATCCGAATGCGATCACCGCCGCGCACCCGACGTTGCCGCTGCCGAGCTATGTCCGCGTCACCAACCTGAGCAACGGTCGTCGTCTGGTTGTGCGTGTGAACGATCGCGGACCGTATACACCGGGTAGAATTATCGATCTGTCGAAAGCCGCAGGCGATCGGCTGAATATCTCGAACAATACCAAAGTAAAAGTGGATTTCATCAACGTCGCACCAGACGGCACGCTCTCCGGCCCCGGAACCGTGGGCACCACCGTCGCGAAGCAAAGCTTCGCCCTGCCAGAACGCCCAAGCTTCGGCGCTAGCGGGCTGGGTACCCCCATGATGGAATCGACATCCCCCACGCCGAACAGCGCCGTTCGCCCAATCAGCAATAGCAGCCTGAGCGTGCCAGCAGAAAGCACACAGCCGCAAAGCAGCGCACCGTCGCACAGCGGTGGTTTTTTGGGAGCGCCTTCCGCGCTGCGCGCTGGCGTGGTTGAGTCCAGCGTGACGCCGGCGGCAACGCCGTCTTCATCCGCAGCGCCACTGAGCGTCGCGCCAGCGGCTGCCGTTGCCGCACCCGCCGCAACGACACCGTCTGCTACGGGGCGCTATGTGGTTCAGGTCGGGGCGCTGAGCGATCAGCAGCGTGCACAAACCTGGCAACGCAGCCTGAGCGAACGCTTCCGCGTAGCCGGTAAAGTCACAGCGAGCGGCGGGCTGTACCGTATCCAACTGGGGCCATTCCAGAATCGTCAGCAAGCCGCTGAACTTCAACAACGTTTGTCAGTCGAAGCTCAGCAGCAGTCGTTTATTACCGCCGCACCCAGCACACTTTAG
- the mrdB gene encoding peptidoglycan glycosyltransferase MrdB (rod shape-determining protein RodA), whose product MTDSQQKGSFWAKIHIDLPFLLCILALLGYSLFVLWSASGQDVGMMERKVVQIVLGFTVMIVMAQIPPRVYEGWAPYLYVFCVILLLIVDIFGQISKGAQRWLDLGFIRFQPSEIAKIAVPLMVARFINRDMCPPSLKNTAIALVLIFVPTLLVAAQPDLGTSILVALSGLFVLFLAGMSWRLIGIAVLLLAAFIPILWFFLMHDYQRARVMMLLDPESDPLGAGYHIIQSKIAIGSGGLSGKGWLHGTQSQLEFLPERHTDFIFAVLSEELGLIGVLILLAMYLFMIMRGLVIAANAQTSFGRVMVGGLMLILFFYVFVNIGMVSGILPVVGVPLPLISYGGSALVVLMAGFGIVMSIHTHRKLLSKNL is encoded by the coding sequence ATGACCGATAGCCAACAAAAGGGATCGTTCTGGGCGAAAATCCACATCGACCTCCCGTTTCTTCTCTGCATCCTGGCACTGCTGGGCTATAGCCTATTTGTCTTATGGAGCGCCAGCGGGCAAGACGTCGGTATGATGGAGCGAAAAGTCGTTCAAATCGTACTGGGGTTTACGGTGATGATCGTGATGGCGCAAATCCCACCCCGCGTGTATGAGGGCTGGGCTCCCTACCTCTACGTCTTTTGCGTGATTTTGCTGCTCATCGTGGATATTTTCGGGCAGATTAGTAAAGGTGCACAGCGCTGGCTGGATCTGGGCTTTATCCGTTTCCAGCCGTCGGAAATCGCCAAGATCGCCGTACCGCTCATGGTTGCGCGTTTTATCAACCGTGATATGTGTCCGCCGTCGCTAAAAAATACGGCAATCGCGCTGGTATTGATTTTTGTCCCTACGCTGCTGGTTGCCGCACAGCCGGATTTAGGCACCTCAATTCTGGTCGCGCTATCAGGGCTGTTTGTGCTTTTCCTCGCTGGTATGAGCTGGCGTTTAATTGGTATCGCCGTTCTGCTACTCGCCGCGTTTATTCCTATACTCTGGTTTTTCCTGATGCATGATTATCAGCGCGCCAGAGTGATGATGCTGCTCGATCCAGAAAGCGATCCGCTTGGTGCCGGATACCATATTATTCAGTCGAAAATTGCGATAGGCTCTGGTGGCCTGTCTGGAAAAGGTTGGCTGCACGGCACACAGTCTCAGTTAGAGTTTTTGCCCGAACGCCACACCGACTTTATCTTTGCCGTGCTGTCAGAAGAACTCGGCTTAATCGGCGTTTTGATTCTGCTCGCGATGTATCTGTTCATGATCATGCGCGGTCTGGTCATTGCCGCTAATGCACAAACCTCGTTCGGCCGGGTGATGGTCGGCGGGCTGATGCTGATTCTGTTTTTCTATGTTTTCGTCAATATCGGGATGGTCAGCGGTATACTTCCCGTCGTTGGCGTGCCGCTACCGCTAATCAGCTATGGCGGATCGGCGCTGGTCGTCTTAATGGCGGGGTTCGGTATCGTCATGTCGATACATACTCACCGCAAACTGCTATCCAAAAATTTATAA
- the mrdA gene encoding peptidoglycan DD-transpeptidase MrdA, whose amino-acid sequence MKVERKPFRDYTAESALFVRRALVAFLGILLLSGVLVANLYHLQIVRVDDYRTRSNENRIKLVPIAPSRGIIYDRNGTPLALNRTIYQLELVPDKVDNLKDTLEALRPVVDLTDDDLEGFEKERKRSRRFTSIPVKTGLTEIQVARFAVNQYRFPGVEIKGYQRRYYPYGSALTHITGYVSKINDKDVERLTKEEKIADYAATRDIGKLGIERHYEDLLHGKPGYEEVEVNNRGRVIRQLHEQPPQAGRDIYLTLDLSLQIYIEKLLEGSRAAVIVTDPRDGGILAMVSTPSYDPNLFVDGISTKDYNKLRNDPNRPLINRATQGVYPPASTVKPYIAVSALTAGVITTNTSLFDPGWWQLPGSEKRFRDWKKWGHGRLNLTKSLEESADTFFYQVAYDMGIDRLSEWMNKFGYGQRTGIDISEESRGNMPTREWKLRQFKKPWYQGDTIPVGIGQGYWTATPIQMNKALVTLINDGQVKTPHLLYSSRENGVIVPYRQAENQQIGDIHSGYWEVAKDGMYGVANRANGTAHKSFEDAPYKIAAKSGTAQVFGLKENETYNAHKIAEHLRDHKLMVAFAPYKNPKVAVSVILENGGAGPTVGTITRQILDHILLGDNNTDLPSAPPASPGSESE is encoded by the coding sequence ATGAAAGTAGAACGTAAACCCTTTCGAGATTATACGGCTGAGTCCGCCCTGTTCGTGCGCCGTGCTTTGGTTGCCTTTCTGGGCATTTTGCTGCTTTCCGGTGTATTAGTCGCTAACCTTTATCATCTGCAAATTGTGCGTGTTGATGACTATCGCACGCGCTCTAATGAAAACCGTATTAAGCTGGTTCCTATCGCGCCCAGTCGCGGCATCATCTATGACCGCAACGGCACCCCACTGGCACTAAACCGCACTATCTACCAGTTAGAACTCGTACCCGACAAAGTCGACAATCTTAAAGATACGCTGGAAGCACTGCGTCCCGTCGTCGATCTCACCGATGACGATCTGGAGGGTTTTGAAAAAGAGCGCAAGCGCTCGCGCCGCTTTACCTCGATTCCGGTAAAAACCGGGCTCACCGAGATTCAGGTTGCCCGCTTTGCCGTCAACCAATATCGCTTTCCCGGTGTTGAAATTAAAGGTTATCAGCGCCGCTATTACCCTTATGGCTCTGCGCTGACACACATCACCGGCTATGTTTCCAAAATCAACGATAAAGACGTAGAGCGGCTGACCAAAGAAGAGAAAATCGCCGATTATGCCGCTACGCGCGACATCGGTAAGCTGGGCATCGAGCGCCATTACGAAGATTTACTGCACGGTAAGCCCGGCTATGAGGAAGTTGAAGTTAACAACCGTGGCCGTGTGATCCGTCAGCTCCATGAACAGCCGCCACAGGCCGGACGTGATATTTATCTAACGTTGGACCTGAGTCTGCAAATCTACATCGAAAAATTACTCGAAGGTAGTCGTGCTGCGGTCATCGTCACCGACCCGCGCGATGGCGGTATTCTGGCGATGGTTTCTACCCCCAGTTATGACCCCAACCTCTTTGTCGATGGCATTTCTACCAAAGATTACAACAAATTACGTAACGACCCCAATCGTCCGTTGATCAACCGTGCGACACAAGGTGTGTATCCCCCCGCTTCCACCGTGAAACCTTACATCGCAGTTTCCGCCCTGACGGCAGGAGTCATTACGACCAACACCAGCCTGTTCGATCCCGGCTGGTGGCAGTTACCCGGTTCAGAAAAGCGTTTTCGCGACTGGAAAAAATGGGGACACGGCCGCCTGAATCTCACCAAATCACTGGAAGAGTCTGCGGATACCTTCTTCTATCAAGTTGCTTATGACATGGGCATCGACCGTTTATCTGAATGGATGAACAAATTCGGGTACGGGCAACGAACCGGTATTGATATCTCGGAAGAAAGCAGAGGTAACATGCCAACCCGTGAGTGGAAGCTCAGACAATTCAAAAAACCCTGGTATCAGGGCGACACGATTCCTGTCGGAATCGGGCAAGGCTATTGGACGGCGACGCCGATCCAGATGAATAAGGCGCTGGTCACACTGATCAACGACGGCCAGGTCAAAACACCGCATTTGCTTTATAGTTCACGCGAAAATGGCGTTATTGTGCCTTACCGACAGGCCGAGAATCAGCAAATTGGCGACATTCACTCTGGCTACTGGGAAGTGGCAAAAGATGGTATGTATGGCGTGGCTAACCGTGCTAACGGCACCGCGCACAAAAGTTTCGAGGATGCCCCTTATAAAATTGCGGCAAAATCCGGTACGGCGCAGGTCTTCGGCCTAAAAGAAAACGAAACCTATAATGCGCACAAGATCGCAGAGCATCTGCGTGACCATAAGTTAATGGTTGCCTTTGCCCCGTACAAGAATCCTAAAGTCGCAGTATCGGTCATTTTGGAAAACGGCGGCGCAGGCCCGACCGTTGGCACCATCACTCGCCAGATCCTTGATCATATTCTGCTGGGTGATAACAATACTGATTTACCCAGTGCGCCCCCTGCGTCACCGGGTAGCGAGAGTGAGTAA
- the rlmH gene encoding 23S rRNA (pseudouridine(1915)-N(3))-methyltransferase RlmH — protein MKLQLVAVGTKMPDWVQTGFTDYLRRFPKDMPFELLEIPAGKRGKNADIKRILEREGEQMLAAVGKGNRIVTLDIPGTRWETPQLAQQLERWKQDGRDVSLLIGGPEGLAPECKAAAEQSWSLSPLTLPHPLVRVLVAESLYRAWSITTNHPYHRE, from the coding sequence ATGAAACTGCAACTGGTCGCCGTTGGCACCAAAATGCCTGACTGGGTGCAGACTGGTTTCACCGATTATCTGCGCCGTTTTCCCAAGGACATGCCTTTCGAACTACTCGAAATTCCGGCAGGGAAACGAGGCAAAAATGCGGATATCAAACGCATTCTGGAGCGTGAAGGCGAACAGATGCTGGCTGCGGTCGGCAAAGGCAACCGCATTGTGACGCTGGATATTCCAGGGACTCGCTGGGAGACACCGCAATTGGCGCAGCAACTGGAGCGCTGGAAGCAGGACGGGCGCGACGTCAGCCTGCTGATTGGCGGGCCCGAAGGCCTTGCGCCAGAATGCAAAGCGGCGGCGGAGCAAAGCTGGTCACTCTCGCCATTAACGCTGCCGCACCCGCTCGTCCGTGTACTGGTCGCGGAGAGCCTGTATCGTGCATGGAGCATTACGACTAATCACCCTTACCACCGGGAGTAA
- the rsfS gene encoding ribosome silencing factor, with protein sequence MQGQALQDFVIDKVDDLKAQDIVALNVQGKSSITDYMVICTGTSTRHVASIADHVVQSSRAAGLIPLGVEGESAADWVVVDLGDVMVHVMQEESRQLYELEKLWG encoded by the coding sequence TTGCAAGGCCAAGCACTCCAAGATTTCGTTATTGATAAGGTCGATGACTTAAAAGCCCAGGATATCGTTGCACTTAACGTGCAGGGTAAATCCAGCATTACCGATTACATGGTTATCTGTACGGGAACCTCTACGCGCCACGTCGCGTCTATTGCCGATCACGTCGTGCAATCTTCACGCGCCGCAGGTCTGATCCCACTCGGTGTCGAAGGCGAAAGCGCCGCTGACTGGGTTGTTGTCGATTTGGGTGACGTCATGGTTCACGTCATGCAAGAAGAAAGTCGCCAGCTGTACGAATTGGAAAAACTGTGGGGCTAG